The genomic DNA GTGTCGATGTCGAGCGCGGTCATGCGGTGTCTTCCTCGGCAGGTTCTTCAGTGAGCGGTGGGGGCGGGCGCGGGCTGGAGCAGGTCCCAGCGGTTTCCGTACAGGTCCTGGAAGACGGCGACCGCGCCGTACGGCTCGTACCGCGGCTCTTCCAGGAAGGCCACGCCCGCGGCGCGCATCCGTGCGTGGTCGCGGGCGAAGTCGTCGGTGTGCAGGAAGAAGCCGACGCGTCCGCCGGTCTGGTCGCCGATCCGGCCGCGCTGCGCGTCGCCCTTGGCGCGGGCGAGCAGCAGTCCGGTGCCGGCGGCCGCCGATCCCGGCTCGACGACGACCCAGCGGGAGCCGTCGGGCCGCGACTCGTCCTCCGCGAGGCGGAACCCGAGGGCCTCGGTGTAGAAGCGGATCGCCTCGTCGTAGTCGTCGACAACGAGGGTCACCAGGGCGATGCGTCTCATCGGGCCTCTCCGACCGTCCAGGGTTATACGTAACACGTAGCGTACGTCATCGATCGAGGTGACTTTGTGTCCGGTGGGTCACATGCGCCGGACTGACGCTGCCCCGGCCCCCGGAGACCCGGGTACCGGGGCAGTCTTCATGCCGGAGCCGCCGCCGCGGAGATCAGTCCCGCTCCTCACCTTGCGCGACCTCGACCTGATGGTGGAAGCCGATGACTCCCGTCGCCGAGGCACAGACGGACAGGGCCGCGCAGGCGACCAGCAGGGCGGCCATCCGGCGCGCTGCGCGACGGGGCGGGCGCGGCACCGACAGCAGGGCCGCAACCCGCTGCGGCACGGGACCCGTGGCCACCGCGGGCGCGAACGAGGGGCGGTCGCTGTGGGCGGCCCGCACGGCCAGGGCGGCCCGGCCGATCGCCCGGGCGGTCAGCCGCCGGTCCCCGACGGCCGCGGCGTGCGGCCTCGTCGGCCACCCGCTCCACCGCGAGCCGGATGGCGTCGCCGGCGGCGCGCAGTCCCGGGTGGCAGTGCGCGGCGAGTTCGGCGGCGACGAGGAAGTAGTGGTGGCCGCCCGCGTTGTGGGCCCGCTCGTGCGCGAACAGCGCCTCGCGCTCGTCCGGGCCGAGACTGCGGAGCATCCCGGTGGTGACGACGATCCGGTGCGGCCTGCCCGGCAGGGCGTACGCGTCCGGCTGGGGCGAGTCGATGACGCACAGGTCGCCCGCGGTGTGCCGGTCGTCGGCCGCACTGGTCGCCGCCCGGAAGGCACGGGACTGCCGCACGACCGTACGGACCAGCGTCCACAGACAGACGGCGAGGGCGCCGACGGAGAAGGCGGCCGCCGGTACGACGAACATGTTCGACGCCGTGCGCAGGGGGTGCACCAGCTCGCCGAGGGCCGCGAACAGGGGGACTTCGAGCAGGCCGGTCAGGACGAACGCGCCGAGCGCGACCAGGGAACTGCCCGCGAGCACGACCGCGGAGCAGGTCAGCATCCACAGCGCGGCCGTGGGCGCGAGACGGTCGAGCGCCCGCCGGGCCAGTACGGGCATCGCGAAGGGCAGCGCGACCGGGATCAACAGCAGGAGGATCACTGTTCACCGGATTCCAGCAGGTCCCGCAGGACTCGCTCGTCGTCTTCGCTGAGCTGGGCGACGAACCGCGCGAGGGCGGTGTGCCGGTCGCTGTCCCGGTCGAGCTCGGTGTGCATACGCCGGGCGGTCAGGCCCGGGGC from Streptomyces avermitilis MA-4680 = NBRC 14893 includes the following:
- a CDS encoding VOC family protein yields the protein MRRIALVTLVVDDYDEAIRFYTEALGFRLAEDESRPDGSRWVVVEPGSAAAGTGLLLARAKGDAQRGRIGDQTGGRVGFFLHTDDFARDHARMRAAGVAFLEEPRYEPYGAVAVFQDLYGNRWDLLQPAPAPTAH